In Janibacter sp. CX7, a single genomic region encodes these proteins:
- the rpmF gene encoding 50S ribosomal protein L32 — MAVPKRKMSRSNTRSRRANWKATPTALSTCPQCKSPAPAHQACPSCGTYKGRYYATADRTEHQA; from the coding sequence GTGGCCGTCCCGAAGCGGAAGATGTCGCGCTCCAACACCCGTAGCCGTCGGGCGAACTGGAAGGCGACGCCCACCGCGCTGTCGACCTGCCCGCAGTGCAAGTCGCCCGCGCCGGCCCACCAGGCCTGCCCGAGCTGCGGTACCTACAAGGGTCGCTACTACGCGACCGCGGACCGCACCGAGCACCAGGCCTGA
- the coaD gene encoding pantetheine-phosphate adenylyltransferase, translated as MTRAVCPGSYDPVTVGHVDVFRRAATLFDEVVVAILHNPAKQGTFTVDERVALIEAQVADLDNVRVQAFANRLVVDVCTELDAQVLLKGLRGETDFSYEWPMALMNRHLTGVETLLIPGDPRHEHVSSSLVKEVARFGGDVTGLVSDEVRDALVERLPRP; from the coding sequence ATGACGCGCGCCGTCTGCCCGGGCTCCTACGACCCGGTGACCGTCGGCCACGTCGACGTCTTCCGCCGGGCCGCCACGCTCTTCGACGAGGTCGTCGTGGCGATCCTGCACAACCCCGCGAAGCAGGGAACCTTCACCGTCGACGAGCGGGTCGCCCTCATCGAGGCGCAGGTGGCCGACCTCGACAACGTGCGGGTGCAGGCCTTCGCCAACCGGCTCGTCGTCGACGTGTGCACCGAGCTCGACGCCCAGGTGCTGCTCAAGGGCCTTCGCGGGGAGACCGATTTTTCCTACGAGTGGCCGATGGCGCTGATGAACCGGCACCTCACGGGTGTCGAGACCCTCTTGATCCCCGGAGACCCGCGCCACGAGCACGTCTCCTCCTCGCTGGTCAAGGAGGTCGCGCGCTTCGGTGGCGACGTCACCGGTCTCGTCTCCGACGAGGTGCGCGACGCCCTCGTGGAGCGTCTGCCCCGGCCCTGA
- the rnc gene encoding ribonuclease III translates to MSDRTSPEQRPVEELSRYLTEVTGEPVDEPLLTRALTHRSFSYENGGLPHNERLEFLGDSVLGLVVTDHLHDAHPDLTEGELAKLRAAVVNMRALADVGRTIGLGDFVMLGRGEESTGGRDKNSILADTVEAVIGAVYLSTAKPGGLDAASRLVHSLLDPLMRRSATLGAGLDWKTSLQEVAAAQDLGAVHYRTSDEGPDHDKTFTAAAVIADEIRGRGVGRTKKDAEQKAAADAYAALTAGAESVADAPVTDPPA, encoded by the coding sequence ATGAGCGACAGGACCTCACCGGAGCAGCGGCCCGTCGAGGAGCTCTCCCGATACCTCACCGAGGTGACCGGGGAGCCCGTCGACGAGCCGCTGCTCACGCGTGCCCTCACCCACCGGTCGTTCTCCTACGAGAACGGTGGACTGCCGCACAACGAGCGCCTGGAGTTCCTCGGGGACTCGGTGCTCGGGCTCGTCGTCACCGACCACCTGCACGACGCCCACCCCGACCTCACCGAGGGCGAGCTGGCGAAGCTGCGTGCCGCGGTGGTCAACATGCGTGCCCTCGCGGACGTCGGGCGCACGATCGGCCTGGGTGACTTCGTCATGCTCGGACGCGGCGAGGAGAGCACCGGCGGGCGGGACAAGAACTCGATCCTCGCCGACACCGTCGAGGCGGTCATCGGGGCCGTCTACCTCTCGACGGCCAAGCCGGGCGGTCTCGACGCCGCGAGCCGGCTCGTCCACTCGCTGCTCGACCCGCTGATGCGGCGCTCGGCGACCCTCGGTGCCGGGCTGGACTGGAAGACCTCGCTGCAGGAGGTCGCCGCGGCCCAGGACCTCGGCGCGGTGCACTACCGCACGAGCGACGAGGGCCCGGACCACGACAAGACCTTCACCGCGGCCGCCGTCATCGCCGACGAGATCCGTGGTCGCGGCGTCGGTCGGACGAAGAAGGACGCGGAGCAGAAGGCTGCGGCCGACGCCTACGCGGCCCTCACTGCCGGTGCCGAGTCGGTCGCTGACGCGCCGGTCACCGACCCGCCGGCCTGA
- the mutM gene encoding bifunctional DNA-formamidopyrimidine glycosylase/DNA-(apurinic or apyrimidinic site) lyase codes for MPELPEVEVVRRGLADHVSGRTLDHVVLTGERVARRHVPGPRDLEDRLAGRAVTGAHRRGKYLWLALADTPDAVPDEGLIVHLGMSGQMLVTDPADPLAKHTHGRLVFTDGGHELRFVDQRTFGGFALADLVDGVPSSVSHIALDPFDPGYDRDAVVRDIKQRRSGIKRVLLNQTVVSGIGNIYADEALWRARIHGERLASSLTKPAIARLLDHARDVMAQALDQGGTSFDALYVNVNGASGYFDRSLSAYGQEGRPCPRCGTTMRREQFMNRSSTSCPRCQVRPRTARN; via the coding sequence GTGCCGGAGCTGCCCGAGGTCGAGGTCGTCCGGCGGGGCCTGGCCGACCACGTCAGCGGTCGCACCCTCGATCACGTCGTCCTCACGGGTGAGCGGGTGGCCCGCCGCCACGTGCCGGGCCCCCGCGACCTCGAGGACCGCCTCGCCGGACGCGCGGTCACCGGCGCCCACCGCCGGGGCAAGTACCTGTGGCTCGCCCTGGCCGACACCCCTGACGCCGTGCCCGACGAGGGGCTGATCGTCCACCTCGGCATGAGCGGGCAGATGCTCGTCACCGACCCGGCGGACCCGCTGGCCAAGCACACGCACGGCCGCCTCGTCTTCACCGACGGGGGACACGAGCTGCGCTTCGTCGACCAGCGCACCTTCGGGGGCTTCGCCCTGGCCGACCTCGTCGACGGCGTGCCGAGCAGCGTCTCCCACATCGCGCTCGACCCCTTCGACCCGGGCTATGACCGTGACGCCGTCGTGCGAGACATCAAGCAGCGTCGCAGCGGCATCAAGCGGGTGCTGCTCAACCAGACCGTCGTGTCGGGCATCGGCAACATCTACGCCGACGAGGCGCTGTGGCGGGCCCGGATCCACGGAGAGCGACTGGCGTCGTCCCTGACCAAGCCGGCCATCGCCCGCCTGCTCGACCACGCCCGCGACGTCATGGCGCAGGCGCTCGACCAGGGCGGCACGAGCTTCGATGCGCTCTACGTCAACGTCAACGGCGCCTCGGGCTACTTCGACCGGTCGCTGTCGGCCTACGGGCAGGAGGGGCGCCCCTGTCCGCGCTGCGGCACGACGATGCGCCGTGAGCAGTTCATGAACCGCAGCTCGACGAGCTGCCCCCGCTGCCAGGTGCGCCCGCGCACGGCCCGGAACTGA
- the rsmD gene encoding 16S rRNA (guanine(966)-N(2))-methyltransferase RsmD, protein MTRIISGEAGGRRLRTPTGDGTRPTTDRVREALFSSLEARDVIDGAHVMDLYAGSGALGLEAASRGAASVLLVESDRGASATIRANISDLGVAGARLQSSTVEQALDRPASLMYDLVLADPPYDVTEESLGAVLEMLLAHQWLAQEPVIVIERSSRSPEPTWPDGIVAEGSKSYGETTLWFATRVAPDYQI, encoded by the coding sequence GTGACTCGGATCATCAGCGGAGAGGCGGGCGGCCGACGGCTGCGCACGCCCACGGGCGACGGCACCCGGCCCACGACCGACCGCGTGCGGGAGGCCCTGTTTTCCTCGCTCGAGGCGCGTGACGTCATCGACGGGGCGCACGTGATGGACCTCTACGCCGGCTCCGGGGCCCTCGGCCTCGAGGCCGCCAGCCGCGGCGCCGCGAGCGTGCTGCTCGTCGAGTCCGACCGCGGGGCGTCCGCGACGATCCGTGCCAACATCTCCGACCTCGGCGTCGCGGGAGCCCGCCTGCAGTCGAGCACCGTCGAGCAGGCGCTCGACCGGCCGGCGTCTCTGATGTATGACCTCGTCCTCGCCGACCCGCCCTACGACGTCACCGAGGAGTCCCTCGGCGCGGTCCTCGAGATGCTGCTCGCCCACCAGTGGCTCGCGCAGGAGCCGGTCATCGTCATCGAGCGCTCGTCGCGCTCGCCGGAGCCGACCTGGCCCGACGGGATCGTCGCCGAGGGGTCGAAGTCCTACGGCGAGACGACCCTGTGGTTCGCGACCCGGGTCGCCCCCGACTACCAGATCTGA
- a CDS encoding hemerythrin domain-containing protein, with amino-acid sequence MSDYTIPRPAAGDITDLIADDHRLFEELMRDMRDVSADRDGARSAFAALLIAHSEAEEEVVYPKLVRRDVIEGEEEHHGEKEHAATNEALLHLLQAKGTDTQKFDDAVEAVAEVLNHHIGEEEQTILNPAREDASEELRQQLGADWAARRNELLEDGAGSLEQVESLVKQAYEDGLLPNDDQPS; translated from the coding sequence ATGAGCGACTACACGATCCCGCGCCCGGCCGCTGGGGACATCACCGACCTCATCGCCGACGACCACCGCCTCTTCGAGGAACTCATGCGCGACATGCGTGATGTCAGCGCCGACCGCGACGGGGCCCGCAGCGCATTCGCCGCGCTTCTCATCGCGCACAGCGAGGCCGAGGAGGAGGTCGTCTACCCCAAGCTCGTCCGACGCGATGTCATCGAGGGCGAGGAGGAGCACCACGGGGAGAAGGAGCACGCCGCGACCAACGAGGCGCTGCTCCACCTGCTGCAGGCCAAGGGCACCGACACCCAGAAGTTCGACGACGCCGTGGAGGCAGTCGCCGAGGTGCTCAACCACCACATCGGCGAGGAGGAGCAGACCATCCTCAACCCGGCTCGCGAGGACGCCTCCGAGGAGCTGCGCCAGCAGCTGGGTGCCGACTGGGCCGCCCGACGCAACGAGCTGCTCGAGGACGGCGCCGGGTCGCTCGAGCAGGTCGAGTCGCTGGTGAAGCAGGCCTACGAGGACGGGCTCCTGCCCAACGACGACCAGCCGTCATGA
- a CDS encoding DUF177 domain-containing protein, with the protein MNRNAPASPLVLDAKDVGRRPGSMHEVSLQADAPADFGTDVLSVPQGQPMDLQARMESVHEGVLVSGTVSATATGACVRCLDEIDLPVDSSFQELFVWPDRAKHHREVDAEADEEEEHRIEDDMIDLEPVLRDAVLPNLPFQPVCRDDCPGLCSECGARLEDDPEHHHELIDPRWAALEALAPLATPSGDEDNEEKRN; encoded by the coding sequence ATGAACCGCAACGCCCCCGCCTCGCCCCTGGTGCTCGATGCCAAGGATGTGGGCCGCCGACCCGGGTCGATGCACGAAGTGTCTCTCCAGGCCGACGCACCCGCCGACTTCGGCACGGATGTGCTGTCCGTCCCGCAGGGCCAGCCCATGGACCTGCAGGCGCGGATGGAGTCCGTGCACGAGGGCGTGCTGGTGAGCGGGACGGTCTCTGCCACGGCGACGGGCGCCTGCGTGCGGTGCCTGGACGAGATCGACCTGCCGGTCGACAGCTCGTTCCAGGAGCTGTTCGTCTGGCCCGATCGGGCGAAGCACCACCGCGAGGTGGACGCGGAGGCCGACGAGGAGGAAGAGCACCGGATCGAGGACGACATGATCGATCTCGAGCCGGTGCTGCGGGACGCGGTTCTGCCGAACCTGCCGTTCCAACCGGTGTGTCGGGACGACTGTCCGGGTCTGTGCTCCGAGTGCGGAGCCAGGCTCGAGGACGACCCGGAGCACCACCACGAGCTGATCGACCCCCGGTGGGCGGCACTCGAGGCGCTTGCGCCTCTGGCCACCCCGTCGGGGGATGAGGACAACGAAGAGAAGAGGAACTGA